A window of bacterium genomic DNA:
CTCGACGAGAGCCTGGAGCTGGCGAGAGGACTTGAACCCCCAACCGCCTCATTACAAGTGAGGTGCTCTACCAGTTGAGCTACGCCAGCCCGACTGTCAGCCAAAGATCGGCCCGAGCCCCTTGTGCCCGCACCTTGCCGGCACGTCAATCAATCCACAGGTCTCTGACCTGCCAGACGTGTCCGAACAGACCGGCGCGGACCGGGACGGACCTGGACCGATTCGGGTGCGGGAATATATAACGCGCTGCAAATCGTTGTCAAGAAAATGCCCGGCCGGGTGCGGCCTCGGCCGGCAGTCGGGCCGCGCGGCAGAGGTCGTCCACCAGGGCCGCGAAACCGATCCCCACCGCGGCGGCGGCCTTCGGCACCAGGCTGGTGGCCGTCATGCCCGGTATCGTGTTGATTTCCAGGCAGTAATAGGCGTCGCCGTCGAGCCGGAAGTCGATGCGGGACATCCCCCGGCACCCGGCCAGTTCGTACAGGCGCAGGGCGTCGCCCACGATCTGCTCGTAAACCGGCGAATGGACCGGGGCCGGCACCAGGTAATCGCTGGCGCCGGAGGTGTATTTGTTGCGGTAGTCGTAGAACCCCTCGCGCGGCCGGATCTCGAGCAGCGGCAGGCGCCTGCCGAGCAGGATCGCCGCCGTAAGTTCGCGCCCGGGAATGTACTTCTCCACCAGGACCTCGACCAGGCAGGTGCCGCCGGCGGCCGCCACGCGCTCGAAGGCGCCGGTGAAATCGGCCGATTTCGCGACGATCTCCACCCCGACCGAACTGCCCCCGGTGTTCAGCTTGACCACGGCCGGGAACCCGATTTCCGCCAACACCCGCTCGTGGATGCGCTCAAGGGTGAGGTCGGGCTCTGCGGCAGCCCCCGAACCGGGGATGGTGACCTGCGGCGCGGCCCCCGGCCGGCAGTTCCAGGTCACCTGCAGCCAGTCGGGCGTGGGGATGCCGGCTGAGCGCATCAGGCGCTTGGTCAGGCCCTTGTCCATGGCCAGGGCGCTGGCGCCGGGCCCCGACAGGGCGTAGCTGTAGCCGAGCACCTCGAGCAGCGCCTGCAGGTGGCCGTCCTCGCCGTCGCCGCCGTGCAGCGCCGGGAAGACCACATCGACGCCCTGCAACGCCTCGCAGCCGATGACGGCCGCCACGCTGGCGATCTCGACCTCGACCACATCGTGCCCGGCCTCGCGCAGCCCCTGGGCCACCGCCTGGCCGGAGCGCAGCGAGACCTCGCGCTCGGAGGAGTCCCCGCCCATCAATACCGCCACTCGCATCGGTCCCGACCTCCCGCCGCGTTTCAGGCCTGCGCCGCGCGGCTCAACAGTGCAACCGCCTGCACGGTCATGCATTCGCCCCGGCCTTCGGGGCCCATTCCTTCCCCGCGTGTCCCCTTGACCGAGACCTGCGCCGGGGTCACGCCCAGCGCCGTGGCCAGCCGGGCCGCCATGGCCCCGGCCGCCGGTGCCATCATCGGCTGCTCGGTGATGACCGTCGCGTCGACGTTCCCCACCTGCCA
This region includes:
- a CDS encoding D-alanine--D-alanine ligase, encoding MRVAVLMGGDSSEREVSLRSGQAVAQGLREAGHDVVEVEIASVAAVIGCEALQGVDVVFPALHGGDGEDGHLQALLEVLGYSYALSGPGASALAMDKGLTKRLMRSAGIPTPDWLQVTWNCRPGAAPQVTIPGSGAAAEPDLTLERIHERVLAEIGFPAVVKLNTGGSSVGVEIVAKSADFTGAFERVAAAGGTCLVEVLVEKYIPGRELTAAILLGRRLPLLEIRPREGFYDYRNKYTSGASDYLVPAPVHSPVYEQIVGDALRLYELAGCRGMSRIDFRLDGDAYYCLEINTIPGMTATSLVPKAAAAVGIGFAALVDDLCRAARLPAEAAPGRAFS